A window from Anser cygnoides isolate HZ-2024a breed goose chromosome 1, Taihu_goose_T2T_genome, whole genome shotgun sequence encodes these proteins:
- the GSX1 gene encoding GS homeobox 1, with the protein MPRSFLVDSLVLREAGEKKGEGSPPPPLFPYAVHPSHPLPGLPAGACHARKAGLLCVCPLCVTASQLHPPPPAIPLLKASFPPFGSQYCHSPLGRQQHSVSAVSVGHPPALYQGAYPLPDPRQFHCISVDSTSSQLPSSKRMRTAFTSTQLLELEREFASNMYLSRLRRIEIATYLNLSEKQVKIWFQNRRVKHKKEGKSSSHRGGGPGHSCKCSSLSTTKCSEDDEDLRMSPSSSGKDDRGLAVTP; encoded by the exons ATGCCGCGCTCCTTCCTGGTGGACTCGCTGGTGCTGCGGGAGGCGGGCGAGAAGAAGGGCGagggcagccccccgccgcccctcttCCCCTACGCCGTGCACCCCTCGCACCCCCTGCCCGGGCTGCCGGCCGGAGCCTGCCACGCTCGCAAAGCCGGGCTGCTCTGCGTCTGCCCGCTCTGTGTCACCGCCTCCCAGCTGcacccgccgccgcccgccatCCCCCTCCTCAAAGCCTCCTTCCCCCCTTTCGGCTCCCAGTACTGCCACTCGCCCCTGGGCCGCCAGCAGCACTCCGTCTCCGCCGTCAGCGTCGGGCACCCCCCGGCGCTCTACCAGGGCGCCTACCCGCTGCCCGACCCCCGGCAGTTCCACTGCATCTCCGTGG ACAGCACGTCCAgccagctgcccagcagcaagaGGATGCGCACCGCCTTCACCAGCacgcagctcctggagctggagagggAGTTCGCCTCCAACATGTACCTCTCCCGGCTGCGGCGAATCGAGATCGCCACCTACCTGAACCTCTCCGAGAAGCAGGTGAAGATCTGGTTCCAGAACCGCCGGGTCAAGCAcaagaaagaaggcaaaagCAGCTCCCACCGGGGAGGGGGGCCCGGCCACAGCTGCAAATGCTCGTCCCTTTCCACCACCAAGTGCTCGGAAGACGACGAGGACTTGCGCATGTCTCCGTCCTCCTCGGGGAAGGACGACAGAGGCCTCGCCGTCACCCCCTAG